gatttgatttgattagttGCTTTGTTATACACATGTAGACAGACCTAAATGGGAGACATATACTTGAACTTTGtccatattaaaaataattaaatagaagttttattgtttgaaaactttttattaaagGGAATAACGTGTGCTTCTAGAAGCATATATCATACATGCTTCCCCTCTcacaaatcatttaaaaaatattaaacattaaGCCATGTGATTGAAATcaatgtttaaatttttaaaagactATGAGGAGGAAGCTTGTATGATACATGCTACTAGAAGTATATTCATTTTTCCCTTTATTAAAAAGCACTAAATAGAAGTTTCATTTAATGGATTGCTGCCTTTtctctttccttttttcttcCCATTCTTCCCATGCCACTACCATCACCATTATCCTTCCCCGAgtccaccaccatcaccaccgaCCTTCTTCCCTCAGGCTTCTTTCACTGAGGAGGACCGCAAACGACAAGGTAAACTTGAAAAGGAAGTGGGGGAGATTAAAGAGTTTGCTAAAATGAATGAAAacaacttgcttcttcttcttgttcaactcagctaaaaacttaggacaattcctcttccagtgtctcactatagcatagtgatgacaagcctggtctttagccgtatgctcatTTTTCCAAATgatcttttaaggttttgagactaaacactttgtaTCATACAAGCTTCAGTCTCCCCCTTAGCACCAGCAGGGGGAACTATTATATTTTCTGCTTCATTTACAGTCACAGTTGCTAGTTCATTGTTAGTATCATTGGCTTCAACATATGATTAGACTTACTTAGATCTTTtgcatttgaacttgttattgttcttgttatttactttctttCCTATACTTTCTGTTTAGTTAATCTTAATACAAGTTGTGCATTTGTGAATCATCAAGAGGAATTGTGAAAGGGAAAATTACCTATTTAGACATATAGAAGAAGGTAGGTCTTGCAttggacatcattttaaaagTTTCTCAATTTAGACATTTAGTCAAAATAACCGTGGGATACAGTGTTAAAAATCACATATAGTATACATGCATacaacataaaataatatttgGATTCAAAAGACTACCACTAAAATAAcatttatcaacataaaatacCACCATTAGATTTTTTGGGTTTCACATGATCGTGATCATCCTTATTCAAATATATCCcttaaaaaattacaagttcCCACTTCCTTAACATTTATGTGTACTTCCACATAAAATAATATTTGGGTTTCACCATTAGATTTGGAACTATGCAGTATATATGCACTACATTTATTCACATCACGTACGATTGGCTCAGGGATTTGATCCTCTGGTGCACTACACGATTGTGAAGTAAAAGAAGTAGAGACAAGCTGCACATGGCAATCAGTCCCTTTTAAGTTCTACAATTCTTGGCCTGATTTAGAAAGTTTTAATTCATTGATTATGAATGGATGGAAGAATGTGGACAGTGGTACCAACAGAGGCGCATTTAATAGCTTGAAAGAAAAGCTCAAGTCCTTAAAAAATGATATCAAGCATTGGAGGAATGAGACGAGAAATAAGGATGTTATTACTAAGGAGATTGCACAGGTTGATCACCAAATTGCTATGGGAGTTGGCGACCTGACCTTGTCCGAGAAAAGAAAAGCCCTTTTCATCGAATTACAGGCTTTGGATTATCATAATTCCCGTGACTTGAAACAGAAGGCAAAGATCAAATGGTGCATTGAAGGTGatgaaaattcaaagtttttCCATGccattattaataaaagaagacGTGAAACCTCATTAAGGGGTATTAAACATAATGGTAAGTGGATAACTGATGCTAAGGAGGTTAAAAGGTGTTTTCAAGTTTACGGCTAACTcctctttttataaaaaaaatatcaagttGTCAATCTAGTAATCTTGAAGCCGAATTTTCTATGGATGAAATCAAAGCCGCCATATGGAGTTGTGGTGGAGACAAATCCCCTGGTCCAGATGGATACACTTTTGCTATGGTTAAAAGGAAGTGGGATATCATGAAAGACGATATTATTAACATGGTTCGCGACTTTCATCATTTGGCATTTATTCCAGCCGGATGTCACTCTTGTTTTATTACTTTGATTCCAAAGGTGAGTAATCCGGTCACTATCCCTGAATTGAGACCTATAAGTCTGATTGGGCTCCAGTACAAAATCATTTCCAAACTGTTGGCTAATCGTCTTGCAACAGTTATTGATGATGTGGTCAGTCCCGAGCAAACGGCGTTCATAAAAGGTAGACAGATTCTGGACGGTCCCTTTCTTCTTAACGAAACTATCGATTGGTATAAAAAGAGGAAAAAAAGACTTATGCTTTTCAAGATTGACTTTGCCAAAGCTTATGATTCTTTATCGTGGGACTACTTGTTTTATACTCTTCAAGCGATGGGTTTTGGTCATAAATGGATCTCTTGGATCAAATCTTGTCTCTCTTCTGCTAGGGCGCGCTTCTGTGTTGGTGAATGGAAGCCCTACGGAAGAATTTCATATTGAGCGCGGGCTTCGTCAAGGAGATCCTTTGGCaccatttttatttatcatcGCGATGGAGGGGCTACATATAGCTATCGACAACTTGATTAAAGGTAACATCTTTAAATGTGCTAATGTTAATCAGGTTCCCGTGTCTCACCTTTTTTATGCAGACGATGTCATGTTTATTGGCGAATGGAAGGGTGATAATGTTACTGTTTTAACCAAGGCTCTTAGTTACTTCTTCTGCATTTCTGGATTGAAAATAAATCTTGAAAAATCGTCTATCATTGGCATTGGAGTAGAGAGTAATGTTGTGAATCAGATGGCTACTTCTGTTGGATGCAAAGCTGAGTCTGTGCCTTTCAAGTATCTTGGAATTCCCATTGGGGGTAGCCCAGCGAGAATAAGTACGTGGGATCCGATCATATCCAAATTCAAGAAGAAACTTTCTTGCTGGAAAGCAAATCTTTTATCTATCGGAGGGAGGTCTACTCTAATTTCTTTTGTTCTTGGTTCTCTTGGGACTTATTTTTTATCTCTGTTCCGTATGCCTAAAAAAGTAAACAGAATGCTAGAAGCTTTTAGAGCGATGTTTTTTTGGGGTGTGCGTTCACAAAATAACAGAAAAATCCATTGGATCAAATGG
The sequence above is drawn from the Erigeron canadensis isolate Cc75 chromosome 4, C_canadensis_v1, whole genome shotgun sequence genome and encodes:
- the LOC122595393 gene encoding uncharacterized protein LOC122595393; its protein translation is MEGLHIAIDNLIKGNIFKCANVNQVPVSHLFYADDVMFIGEWKGDNVTVLTKALSYFFCISGLKINLEKSSIIGIGVESNVVNQMATSVGCKAESVPFKYLGIPIGGSPARISTWDPIISKFKKKLSCWKANLLSIGGRSTLISFVLGSLGTYFLSLFRMPKKVNRMLEAFRAMFFWGVRSQNNRKIHWIKWGSVLALKDDGGVGFGSLEAMNYALLYRWRWRALSNPNNLWVRVVAAIHGDGCFVNLSASNGGLWSRIVDMVKLMHDIPTITSKVITRKIGNGMRTKFWHDIWCGDDSLGTRYPRLYALDCDKTCSVYSRWKNGGWSWNWRHEIRSARESEMVQHLTNALPTDLCLRDEDGWMDVES